DNA from uncultured Fusobacterium sp.:
TTGCAAAGTCATTTATTTTTTCTAAACTTTTATCTCCTATTTTTCTCTTAGGAACATTTAAAATTCTAGTTAAATTTAGACTATCTTGAGTATTATTAATTACTGAAAGATAAGCAATAACATCTTTTATCTCTGCTCTTTGATAGAATTGCATACCACCAAAAACTTTATATGGAATATTATTTCTTAAAAATCCCTCTTCAAAAAGTCTTGATTGAGCATTCATTCTATATAAAATTGTAAAATCTCTATATTTTTTTCCCTCTTGGACTTTTCCTTTTAAAATTTCATTTATAATTAAAGAAACCTCTTCTCTTCCATCTACACATGAAAGAACTTTTATCTTTTCTCCATTTGTCTTTTTAGTCCAAAGTTTTTTATCTCTAGCACTTGTATTATTTTTTATTACAGCATTAGCTGCATCTAGTATCACTGATGTTGAACGATAATTTTCCTCTAATTTTACAACTTCTGCATCTGGATAATCTTTTTCAAAATCTAATATATTTTGAATATTAGCTCCTCTAAATCCATATATACTTTGGTTTTCATCTCCAACAACACAGATATTTCCATATTTTTTAGCAATTTTATTAATAATATTATATTGAATATTATTTGTATCTTGGTACTCATCTACCATTATATATCTAAATTTTTCCTGTATTTTATTTAATACATCTGGAATTTCTAATATTTTTTTAGTATTTACTAAGATATCTGAAAAGTCCATTCCATTATTACTCTTTAAAACTATATTATATCTTCTATATACTTCTGCTATAATTTTAGCATTTTGATTATAGTTTCCCTCTGACTTTTCATACTCTTCTATTGGAGTCTCTTCCTCTTTTAATTTAGAAATTTTTGATACTATTATTCCCTCAGTCAGATTTTTATCTTTGACTACTAACTCCTTTAAAATACCTTTTACTACTCTTTTCTGATCATCTGTATCATAGATAGTAAAGTTTGCTCCATATCCTAAACGATCTCCATAGATTCTAAGAAGTCTTAAACCAAAAGAGTGAAATGTAGATATCATTGTTTTTTTAGCATCTTCACCGATTAAATCCTCTACTCTCTCTTTCATCTCTTTAGCTGCTTTATTTGTAAATGTAACAGCTAAAATACTATATGGAGAGATTCCTATTTCTTGTATCATGTGAGCTATTCTATATGTAATAGTTCTTGTTTTTCCTGATCCTGCCCCTGCAAGTATTAACAATGCTCCTTCTATTTTAGATGCAGCTTCTCGCTGTCTATCGTTTAATCTGTCTAATATACTCATTAAAATTTTCACCTCTTTGAATATTAATTATACCATAAAACTACTGCTCTTATCAATGTAAAGTCATTTAGAAAACCAATTTATCCTAAATCTTGATTAGTTATAAAAAAAGGAAGAAGCTCTGCTTCTTCCTATATAAACTTTTTTAGTGCCATGAAAACTGAGTGAAGCAGATTCTATACCCGTAATAAATACCTTAGTGCTGCTTCCTTCCAGACCTGACACGGTTCGATACTATTACGCCATAAAATTCCCCAAACAATTTTCATGACGATTAATTATATCAATTTTTTCCCTATCCGTCAATCATTAATTTTAAAACCTTTGAAATAAATCATTTAAAATATCCTTTTTATTTTTTGATTTAAGATATTTTATCTGTTCATCAATCTTTTCAAGTTCACCTATTTGAATATTTAAATTTTCTTCTGAAACTTTTCTAATCTCTTCCTCTTTTTCTCTCAATAGTTTTTCATATTTTAAAATTTCTGATTCACTAGCTTTTTTCAAATCTTCAGATATTTTTTTCTTCCAATATCCATTATTACTATTCAAAATCTTTGTAATCTCTTTAGAAAGATTACTTTTTACATATACTTTTCTTGTTTGGGAATCATAACCATAACTAATCTTTCCATTTTTTACTTCACTTAATAGAGGAATTATCATCTCTTTAAGCAACGGCATTTTTAAATTCATAGTATCTACAATACTTCTTCCATTTAGATTCATATTATTAATATTCAAATTTCCAGAGATAATTATATCCTCTTTAGATAAGATAGTTTTTTGAGCCATAGTAGCTGTTCCACCGTTTATATAATCATTAAATTCTTTTAACTCATCTAAATCAACTTTTTGAATATCTATATTGATATATCCCTCTGGAACATCTATATTAACATATCCATCCATTTTCCCATGACTTTGATTTTTATCTCCTGTTAGCATAAAACTTATATTCTCTGTATTTCTTGATAATCTACTAGAAATATTGTGTACCTCTCCATTTAACATAAATCCATATGTGTCAGATGTAATATCTAGCTCCTCTATATATAGCTCCCATTTATTAATCTCTTTCTTATCTTCTTCTTTTCTCAGTTCAAGCTCTTTTACTACCTCTCTATACTTAACTACAAGTTCATACATTTTTTTCTCGTACACTTGATTTAAATAGATATTTACTAAGGTATCTAAATCTTTTATTACAATCTCACCATTTGTTACAAAATTCTCAATTCCTTTATCTACTGAAAATTGAAGTTCTGGAGAATTCTTCATATCTTGAAGATCTAATTTTAATTGCTCCTTCTCTATTGAAAGTTTTTCATTTAAAGTTTTAGCAGATTGGAGAATCCCTTTTACTTCTCTATCCATCTTAAATATGTCCAATGGATTTTTTAAACTACTTACTTTTTTTAAGTTTCTTCTAATTTCTTTAAATTCTGCTCCATCCTCTATCTCTTTTATTCTAGTTTCCCAATAATTTTTCTTTTCATCTAATAGAGAGTTACTTCTATCATATTCTGATTTTAATATATTATTTAAACTTAAATCATTTATTCTAATTTGATCTAAATAACTATTTTCAATATTTTTTACTATTTGATCTTTTTTCTCCTCTGTGTTAGCTGGAATTATAATTTGATAAGCATCTAATGGTTTTTTATTAAAGTTTCCATCTATACTTCCATCAGTTTTTCTATCTGTTAAAAAATCAAATTTAATAATATGAGCTTCACTTATAAGAACTTTTTTATCTGGAATATATACATCATAATCAGCGTTAAATTCTCCAATAGTTATAAAGTTTTTCATTCCATCTCTCTGGCTTGTAAAATCAATATCTTTTACAACTATTCTTTTGTTAAAAGGTGAAAAATCAACACTTCCTATATCAACTTTCCCCTTGTTAATCTCTGTTAATTTTTCTTCTAAAATATATTTTACTATTATATCTTTAGAAAAATATACTCCTCCAACTAAAATTATTAGAGTTCCTATAACTCCTAGACCTATTTTTTTTATATTCATCCTTTCAACTCCTTAACTGAATTTTTTTGCTAAAATTCTAGTTTTACCCTTTTTAGTTTCTCCTAAAATTGATTCTATAATAAATTTTCCTTTTTTCCTTATTGAGATTATATCTTTTTCTTTTAATATTTTACTTTTCTCTTTTTCTATTCCATAATTTAATAATACTTCCCCAGCTTCTATTTTTTCACTTCCATCATTTCTTGAAAAATTTCCCAATGCTGAAACAATAACATCAAACCTCATAGATGCTACACTTTCTACAATATCTATAAATTCACTTTCAGGAATATCTTGAGAGCATATATCCTCAATCTTTACTGGAGTTTTTCCTATCTCCTTTAAATTATCAACTAAAAAATCAAATAGCTCTTCATTTATTATACCATAACAAACACCATTTTTTACTATTAAATCCCCTAATATCTCTCTTTTTATTCCTAAAGACATTATTGTTCCTAAAAAATGTTTATGCTCTAACTCCTTAAATTTTGAATTATTTGTTATTTTAAAATATTTTACAGGAAATTCTAAAAAGTTTCTATCAAATTCTTTTGGAATTATCCCTATCATTCTTTTTTCACAACTATCATTTAATCCTATTATTTCAAATTCTACTCCTTCATTTATACTATCTAACTTGCTCCAAAATTGTGGTGGATAAAAATATTTAGTATATACTGGATAGTCTATCTGTTGACATAACTCTATATCATCACAAAAACTTCCTATTAAAGTGCTATCTAATTCAGAAAATAAACTCTGTAATTTTTTTCTATCCAAAATTTTCTCCTCTCATTTTCTTAAAAATTTTCATATTTAGATTTTATCTAATTTTTTGTAAAAAATAAATAGTTTTTTTATTATTTAATTATCTTTATAGCTATAACAATATTAATATTAAATTGAAAAAAAGTTTTTTTTATGTTAAAATTAACTGATTATTTATTAATTAAGGAGATGAATTTTTTTATGGTAAAAAGAAAATATATAGCCCCTAATGCTATTACTGCTGCTGGACTATTCCTAGGTTATATGAGTATTACTGCTTCTAGTAAAGGAGAATTTATTCAAGCTATATGGTTTATTATCTTAGCTATGGTTTGTGATGGACTAGATGGAAAAACAGCTAGAAAATTAGATGCTTTCAGTGAATTTGGTAAAGAGTTTGACTCTTTCTGTGATGCTGTTTCATTTGGACTAGCTCCTAGCCTTTTAGTGTACAATATTCTTATGGCAAATGTTGCTAGAAGTGCATTTATTCTTCCAGTTTCATTCCTATATGCTCTTTGTGGTATTATGAGATTGGTTAAATTCAATATTATAACTGTAGCTTCTAGTGAAAAAGGAGACTTTAGTGGAATGCCTATACCTAGTGCTGCATCAATGGTTTGCTCATATATTCTTTTCTGTGATACTATGAAAAGAAATTTTGATATAAATCTTTTTAATTTAGATATTTTTATTGCTATAACTGTAATAGCTGCTGTACTTATGGTTAGTACTATGAAGTTTAAAACTCCTGATAAAGCTTTTCCTTTTATACCTAAAAAGTTTGCAGGACCATTTATCTTAGCAGTAGTTGTTACTTTAAAATATAGCTTATTCATTGTCACATTTACTTATGTTATTTTAAATATAATGACTCATATTACTAAAAGATTTGAAAATAGCCATGATGAGCATGAT
Protein-coding regions in this window:
- a CDS encoding ATP-dependent helicase, which translates into the protein MSILDRLNDRQREAASKIEGALLILAGAGSGKTRTITYRIAHMIQEIGISPYSILAVTFTNKAAKEMKERVEDLIGEDAKKTMISTFHSFGLRLLRIYGDRLGYGANFTIYDTDDQKRVVKGILKELVVKDKNLTEGIIVSKISKLKEEETPIEEYEKSEGNYNQNAKIIAEVYRRYNIVLKSNNGMDFSDILVNTKKILEIPDVLNKIQEKFRYIMVDEYQDTNNIQYNIINKIAKKYGNICVVGDENQSIYGFRGANIQNILDFEKDYPDAEVVKLEENYRSTSVILDAANAVIKNNTSARDKKLWTKKTNGEKIKVLSCVDGREEVSLIINEILKGKVQEGKKYRDFTILYRMNAQSRLFEEGFLRNNIPYKVFGGMQFYQRAEIKDVIAYLSVINNTQDSLNLTRILNVPKRKIGDKSLEKINDFAKENGISVYEALGKSQEITTLTANMRIVLSEFYDMMEYFREISESETVSELFKTLVKKIRYYDYLDSTYEDAESRRENIEELKNSIKEMEEVVETMTLREYLENVSLVSATDNLEDERDYVKLMTIHNSKGLEFPNVFIAGMEDEIFPGQRAIFEPKELEEERRLCYVAITRAEDRLYISYAANRFMYGQESFRTPSKFIEEIPENLLERNTKVLEIKREKPKSDLSQFKKVITLDDLKKNAQTKSFPYSIGEKVFHKKFGLGIVIGVNEKKVEINFVDGRREIAMAVADKFLTKN
- a CDS encoding YlmH/Sll1252 family protein, with translation MDRKKLQSLFSELDSTLIGSFCDDIELCQQIDYPVYTKYFYPPQFWSKLDSINEGVEFEIIGLNDSCEKRMIGIIPKEFDRNFLEFPVKYFKITNNSKFKELEHKHFLGTIMSLGIKREILGDLIVKNGVCYGIINEELFDFLVDNLKEIGKTPVKIEDICSQDIPESEFIDIVESVASMRFDVIVSALGNFSRNDGSEKIEAGEVLLNYGIEKEKSKILKEKDIISIRKKGKFIIESILGETKKGKTRILAKKFS
- the pssA gene encoding CDP-diacylglycerol--serine O-phosphatidyltransferase; protein product: MVKRKYIAPNAITAAGLFLGYMSITASSKGEFIQAIWFIILAMVCDGLDGKTARKLDAFSEFGKEFDSFCDAVSFGLAPSLLVYNILMANVARSAFILPVSFLYALCGIMRLVKFNIITVASSEKGDFSGMPIPSAASMVCSYILFCDTMKRNFDINLFNLDIFIAITVIAAVLMVSTMKFKTPDKAFPFIPKKFAGPFILAVVVTLKYSLFIVTFTYVILNIMTHITKRFENSHDEHDDTEEIIEVIEEEVEEK